One window of the Dryobates pubescens isolate bDryPub1 chromosome 13, bDryPub1.pri, whole genome shotgun sequence genome contains the following:
- the LOC104304095 gene encoding G-protein coupled receptor 35 — translation MNLSSCNISQYESFPLIQLYVYTPVFLLGILLNTLALWVFCCKLSQWTETRVYMVNLAVADCLLLFTLPFKTFFQFYHLKVNRWCLVLEGGYFINRLMSIGIISVVAADRYLAIKYPLKAKVLRSPLKAAFASGFLWIAIICVMSLIKRLEDRGQDVFCFEKSSVEPSVITLGAVIVGFFIPLVIVSYCSIQVIAELTRKKNETCHKEKLIRKAVYIVSANMAVFIICFLPLYLGHLLRFIVDSISSNCSAIQSINNFVHLASVLANTNCCLDAICYYFVNKEFKEASPKLVKSKSDATEEAEIQLPCIAH, via the coding sequence ATGAACCTCAGCAGCTGCAACATCTCACAGTATGAAAGCTTTCCACTCATCCAGCTGTATGTTTACACCCCGGTTTTCCTTTTGGGCATTTTGCTGAACACATTGGCACTGTGGGTGTTCTGCTGCAAACTCAGTCAATGGACAGAAACCAGAGTATACATGGTCAACTTGGCTGTGGCTGACTGCTTGCTGCTCTTTACTTTACCTTTTAAAACTTTCTTCCAGTTCTATCACCTGAAGGTAAATAGATGGTGTCTGGTTTTGGAAGGTGGCTATTTCATAAACCGGTTAATGAGCATCGGCATCATCAGTGTGGTTGCAGCTGACAGGTACCTTGCAATCAAGTACCCTTTGAAAGCCAAGGTGCTGAGGTCACCACTGAAGGCAGCTTTTGCCTCTGGATTTCTCTGGATAGCCATCATCTGTGTGATGTCCCTCATCAAAAGGTTAGAGGACCGAGGACAAGATGTCTTTTGCTTTGAAAAGTCCTCTGTGGAGCCCTCAGTGATCACACTGGGTGCTGTCATTGTAGGGTTTTTCATACCCTTGGTCATTGTGAGCTATTGCTCCATACAAGTCATTGCAGAACTCACAAGAAAGAAGAATGAAACTTGTCACAAGGAAAAGTTAATCAGGAAGGCTGTCTACATCGTGTCTGCAAACATGGCTGTATTCATCATATGCTTTTTACCTCTTTACCTCGGGCATCTCCTTCGCTTCATAGTGGACTCCATCAGCTCCAATTGCTCTGCGATACAGAGCATTAATAATTTTGTTCACCTCGCCTCGGTCCTCGCAAACACAAACTGCTGCCTGGATGCTATTTGTTACTACTTTGTCAACAAGGAATTTAAGGAAGCATCTCCCAAGCTAGTGAAATCCAAATCTGACGCCACTGAAGAAGCTGAAATTCAGCTCCCATGCATAGCACATTAG